The Chrysiogenia bacterium nucleotide sequence GCAGGAAGATGCGGCCGCGCGCTACGAGCGCTTTCTACGTGAGCGCCCGCACCTTGCCGAGCGGCTACCCCAGTATCACATCGCCTCGCACCTGGGGGTGACGCCGACCCAGCTCTCGCGCATTCGAAAAAAATCCGGTTCATCAACCTATGTAAATGAGCCGGCAGCCGAGAATTCGTAGGTTGAACGCAGCGAAACGGAGCGGTGCTCCGCGATGCCGGGCCCCTCGGGGCTCGTTCAACCACGAAACGGATCGAAACGATGGATTTGATGAACGCTCTGGAATGGCGCTACGCCGTGCGTAAGTTCTCCGATGAAGTGCTCTCCGAGATGGAAGTCGCTGCGCTCCTCGATGTGACGCGGCTGAGTGCTTCGTCCTACGGGCTCCAGCCCTACCGGCTGCTGGTGGTGGAGTCCCCCGACATCCGCCGCGAGCTGGTGGCGCATTCCTACGGCCAGGAAAAGGTGGCCGCGTGCTCGCACCTGATCGTCTTTGCGGTGCAGACGAACATCGGCGACGCGCTTGTCGATGAGTACGTTCGCATGCTGGCAAAGGCGCGCGGCGTCTCAAGCGAGAGCCTGCAGGCCATGGCCGGACACATCAAGGAGGCACTTGCCGCGAAGAGCCCGGAGGAGAACCTTCAGTGGGCGCACCAGCAGGCTCACATCGCCCTGGGGAATCTGCTCACCAGTGCGGCGATGATGGGGATCGACACCTGTCCGATGGGGGGCTTCGATGCGGCCGGCTACGACCGGGTGCTGGGCCTTGCGAAGGAAAACCTCACTGCGTCGGTGATCTGTCCGATCGGGCGGCGCGACGCCGGGGACGAGGCCGC carries:
- a CDS encoding NAD(P)H-dependent oxidoreductase, which gives rise to MDLMNALEWRYAVRKFSDEVLSEMEVAALLDVTRLSASSYGLQPYRLLVVESPDIRRELVAHSYGQEKVAACSHLIVFAVQTNIGDALVDEYVRMLAKARGVSSESLQAMAGHIKEALAAKSPEENLQWAHQQAHIALGNLLTSAAMMGIDTCPMGGFDAAGYDRVLGLAKENLTASVICPIGRRDAGDEAAAAPKVRRDYEEIVMVR